From the genome of Marinobacter sp. F4206:
GTCGTGCTATTGGCGGATATGCGATTGATTTTATGGAAGAGATATCACGGCGAACAAAGCAATCCCTGGACCTGCGGATCCTTCCCTGGCTCCGGTGCCTGCAAATGGCGCAAGATGGCGATGTTGACGGCATTATGCTGCTCACCGAGAACGAGGAGCGAAAGCAGTTCCTCCTTATGAGTGGCCCGATCATCTCGGATGCCAACCTGCTTTGGTACCGAAAGGACAGCCCGCACGCCCGTTCGAGGTTGACCTTCGCTGATTTGCAGGGGCTCAGAATAGGCGTGGTGACAGGTTTCAATTATGGCGAGCCGTTTAATCAGGCGGTGGCTCATTTGAACCTGACTCTGGATGAGGGGCCTTCCATTCAGAGCAATTTCAAGCGACT
Proteins encoded in this window:
- a CDS encoding ABC transporter substrate-binding protein → MKVGGFFLFFLLLCAQPVRSDESSSHPLVFCNSHWPPYSYGDTNGRAIGGYAIDFMEEISRRTKQSLDLRILPWLRCLQMAQDGDVDGIMLLTENEERKQFLLMSGPIISDANLLWYRKDSPHARSRLTFADLQGLRIGVVTGFNYGEPFNQAVAHLNLTLDEGPSIQSNFKRLDRGWIDVVLVNRMAANYSLHDYPLLRARVISRDGPFEPAGFRIGLAKAGRAAHLLADIDNAIADMRTDGTIDRIMLEKPFEYR